A genomic stretch from Anaerosporomusa subterranea includes:
- a CDS encoding cyclodeaminase/cyclohydrolase family protein, translating to MLTELSILEFADRLSSEQPAPGGGSAAALNGLTGVCLLEMVINLSLGRDELAQHSELLTAKQRELARLHHELQILIDRDAQAFSGVMTAYKLPKATEDEKQQRKDAVQKAFKQAAEIPLEVARACLEALEIAKALCGKVNPHAVSDLAVGSLSAHAAAIGALLNTAINLPFITDKDLANALDGQVYLLRSSADEQLEAIRTNIYANPIFAALRPTCC from the coding sequence ATGCTTACAGAACTGTCAATTTTAGAATTCGCCGATCGCTTATCCTCGGAGCAGCCTGCTCCCGGCGGCGGTAGCGCGGCAGCTCTTAATGGGTTAACAGGAGTTTGCTTGCTGGAGATGGTCATCAACCTTTCTCTGGGGCGCGACGAGTTGGCGCAACACAGCGAGCTTTTGACGGCAAAGCAAAGAGAGTTGGCTCGGCTCCATCATGAACTGCAAATTCTCATTGACCGTGATGCTCAGGCTTTCAGCGGCGTTATGACCGCTTATAAGTTGCCCAAAGCAACAGAAGACGAGAAACAGCAACGTAAGGACGCTGTGCAGAAAGCGTTTAAACAGGCAGCGGAGATCCCGCTCGAGGTAGCCAGGGCTTGTCTGGAAGCTTTGGAAATTGCAAAAGCTCTTTGTGGCAAAGTCAACCCACACGCGGTCAGTGATTTAGCGGTAGGCTCGCTATCAGCTCATGCTGCAGCGATTGGAGCGCTTCTGAATACGGCGATTAATCTGCCATTTATTACTGATAAAGATTTGGCCAACGCACTAGATGGACAAGTATACCTATTACGCTCTTCAGCCGATGAACAACTCGAGGCGATCCGCACCAACATCTATGCCAATCCCATTTTTGCGGCGCTAAGGCCCACATGCTGTTGA
- a CDS encoding nicotinate phosphoribosyltransferase, producing MSVFNGQRLNKAVFKIDAVRMRAGWYTDAYFSNIAQILETLSREKYTFAGESDLCDIDCSHIKNGDIIVEMQFFTRRRPVTLVAGVDEALALLEECTGYFQEDGQFVNTFHQLEIEAVHDGTFAAYAGNPLAVQPVLKVRGRYRDFARLETPILGVLTEASRVATNVYNVLVAANGKNVLFFPARFAHYKLQALHGYAYSIAVQAYNHTFGKTSSPSVSTDDQGEWWGGKGGGTIAHASIASFLGDTAETMMQFARIMPVDIPRIVLVDFHNDCVGDTLKVMQKMFAEFWRLQTSGQIEEANKYRLYGVRTDTSGNMKDASIVPLGDEKLDMGVNPRLVWNMRNAIDSAYVHWDVPVDTIEAARTWCKDIKIVVTGGFDVEKIRRFERHGVPVDIYGVGSSLLENSDKTSNDFTADIVRVNLAGDNWRGEAGSRQWHGIAKVGRGVGHNPNLKPLVR from the coding sequence ATGAGTGTATTTAATGGACAGCGGCTAAATAAAGCGGTATTTAAAATTGATGCCGTGAGGATGAGGGCCGGTTGGTATACTGACGCATACTTTTCCAATATCGCGCAGATTCTGGAGACGTTGTCTCGCGAGAAATATACATTTGCTGGTGAAAGTGATCTCTGTGACATAGACTGTTCTCATATCAAAAATGGCGATATCATTGTTGAAATGCAGTTTTTTACCCGTCGTCGGCCAGTTACGCTGGTTGCTGGGGTAGATGAGGCGCTGGCGCTGCTAGAGGAATGCACCGGCTATTTTCAGGAAGATGGACAATTTGTCAACACGTTTCATCAACTTGAAATTGAGGCTGTTCATGACGGAACTTTTGCTGCATATGCCGGTAATCCGCTGGCTGTTCAACCAGTGCTAAAGGTGCGAGGACGTTACCGTGATTTTGCCCGTTTGGAGACGCCGATCCTTGGTGTCTTGACTGAGGCATCGCGAGTGGCGACTAATGTATACAACGTTCTTGTTGCTGCTAATGGCAAGAATGTGTTATTCTTTCCGGCCCGGTTCGCCCACTATAAATTACAAGCACTGCATGGCTACGCTTATTCGATTGCAGTCCAGGCGTACAACCACACCTTTGGCAAGACGTCAAGCCCTTCTGTCTCCACTGATGATCAAGGTGAATGGTGGGGTGGTAAAGGCGGCGGCACGATCGCCCATGCATCGATCGCTAGCTTTCTCGGCGATACGGCTGAGACAATGATGCAATTTGCCCGCATCATGCCTGTTGATATTCCCCGTATCGTCTTGGTTGACTTCCACAATGACTGTGTCGGCGATACCCTTAAAGTGATGCAGAAAATGTTTGCCGAATTCTGGCGTCTCCAGACATCCGGGCAAATCGAAGAAGCAAATAAGTACCGTCTTTACGGTGTGCGTACTGATACCTCAGGCAATATGAAGGATGCGTCTATTGTTCCGCTAGGTGATGAGAAACTGGATATGGGCGTCAATCCGCGTTTAGTCTGGAACATGCGAAATGCGATTGATTCCGCCTATGTGCATTGGGATGTGCCTGTTGACACAATCGAGGCGGCTCGTACCTGGTGCAAGGATATCAAGATTGTTGTCACCGGAGGATTCGACGTTGAAAAAATCAGACGTTTTGAACGGCATGGGGTGCCTGTCGATATCTATGGAGTGGGTTCTTCGCTGCTGGAGAACTCGGACAAAACAAGCAATGACTTTACGGCAGATATTGTTCGCGTCAATTTGGCTGGCGACAACTGGCGCGGCGAAGCTGGCAGTCGGCAATGGCACGGTATTGCCAAGGTTGGACGGGGCGTTGGCCACAATCCTAACCTGAAGCCTTTAGTTCGTTGA
- the ilvD gene encoding dihydroxy-acid dehydratase → MISDEVKKGSTRAAHRSLFYAMGYSPEDLTKPLIGIVNAQNEIIPGHMHLDQVAEAVKYGVYAAGGTPAEFPAIGICDGIAMGHEGMKYPLPSRELIADSIEAMAVGHKFDGLVLIPNCDKIVPGMLMAAARLNIPAIVMSGGPMMAGRYQGQDISVSTMFEAAGKFESGQISGEELHDMELSACPGCGSCAGMFTANTMNCMSEVLGMALPGNGTVPAVNFGARRMLAKQAGKRIVEMVKADVKPRDILTHKAFENAITVDMGIGGSTNTVLHLPAIAYEAGVELPLDLFNEIAQKTPYITKLSPGGTHHIQDLFEAGGMQVVMKELSAKNLIHTDIPTVTGKTVGENFAKTKNSRPDVVHSVNNPYRPTGGLAILRGNLAPDGAVVKESAVDEAMLKHTGPARVFDSEDEGIAAIVDKKINKGDVVIIRYEGPKGGPGMREMLNPTSVIVGMGLDKDVALLTDGRFSGASRGAAIGHISPESAEGGPLALVEEGDIIEIDIPARKLNVRLTDEELASRRAKWVRPAPRVTTGYLARYAKLVTSASTGAVLK, encoded by the coding sequence ATGATTAGCGATGAGGTAAAAAAAGGATCTACACGGGCTGCGCACAGATCTCTGTTTTATGCGATGGGATATTCCCCCGAGGATTTGACTAAACCGTTGATTGGCATAGTCAATGCGCAAAACGAGATTATTCCAGGTCACATGCACCTTGATCAAGTTGCTGAAGCCGTAAAGTATGGTGTCTACGCTGCCGGTGGAACGCCAGCAGAGTTTCCTGCTATCGGTATCTGCGACGGCATCGCCATGGGGCATGAAGGGATGAAATATCCCCTGCCTAGTCGCGAGTTAATTGCTGATAGTATTGAAGCCATGGCCGTAGGCCATAAATTTGATGGTCTGGTGCTCATACCGAACTGTGACAAGATTGTTCCTGGCATGTTGATGGCAGCGGCACGGCTAAACATTCCCGCCATTGTGATGAGTGGCGGTCCGATGATGGCTGGACGCTATCAAGGTCAAGACATCAGTGTCAGTACCATGTTTGAGGCAGCAGGAAAATTTGAATCTGGTCAGATTAGCGGCGAAGAACTGCATGACATGGAGCTATCCGCCTGCCCAGGCTGCGGCTCCTGCGCCGGTATGTTTACTGCGAATACGATGAATTGCATGTCAGAGGTGTTGGGAATGGCTCTTCCGGGTAACGGAACTGTTCCCGCTGTTAATTTTGGCGCTCGCCGCATGCTGGCAAAACAAGCTGGCAAGCGGATTGTTGAGATGGTGAAGGCAGATGTCAAACCCCGCGACATTCTTACTCACAAAGCGTTTGAAAACGCAATCACTGTAGATATGGGCATCGGCGGTTCTACCAATACAGTGCTCCACCTGCCTGCCATCGCCTATGAGGCTGGCGTGGAGCTACCGCTTGACCTGTTTAACGAAATTGCTCAGAAGACCCCCTATATCACGAAGCTGAGTCCGGGCGGAACGCACCATATTCAGGACTTATTCGAGGCTGGCGGTATGCAGGTGGTGATGAAAGAGCTTAGCGCCAAAAATCTGATCCATACTGACATTCCTACGGTTACTGGCAAGACTGTTGGCGAGAACTTCGCAAAAACAAAGAATAGCCGACCTGACGTTGTGCACAGTGTTAACAATCCGTACCGACCGACGGGCGGCCTCGCTATCCTGCGCGGCAACCTCGCTCCAGATGGAGCAGTGGTTAAAGAAAGTGCGGTCGATGAAGCTATGCTTAAACACACTGGCCCGGCTCGCGTCTTCGATTCTGAAGATGAAGGCATAGCCGCCATTGTTGACAAGAAAATCAACAAAGGCGATGTGGTTATCATCCGCTATGAAGGGCCGAAGGGCGGTCCCGGTATGCGTGAAATGCTTAACCCTACATCGGTTATTGTTGGCATGGGTCTAGATAAAGATGTGGCTCTGTTGACTGACGGACGTTTCTCAGGCGCATCGCGTGGCGCAGCGATTGGCCACATCTCGCCTGAGTCGGCAGAGGGCGGTCCGCTTGCCCTGGTAGAAGAAGGGGACATCATTGAGATTGATATCCCAGCCCGCAAACTCAATGTGCGACTGACTGATGAAGAACTGGCATCACGCAGAGCAAAGTGGGTAAGACCGGCGCCTAGGGTGACGACAGGCTATTTGGCGCGCTATGCCAAGCTGGTCACTTCAGCCAGCACCGGCGCAGTTTTGAAATAA
- a CDS encoding 2-isopropylmalate synthase, whose translation MTQTIKIFDTTLRDGEQTPGVSLNANEKVEIALALARLKVDIIEAGFPIASPGDFAAVSRIAAEVKGPVIAALARAEKTDIETAAKAIAAAERPRIHTFIATSDIHLEYKLRMSRQQVLEAARDAVRYAKSFVNDVEFSAEDATRSDWDYLCQVYGAAIAAGATVINIPDTVGFIMPDEYGALIRYIRENTPGADKVDISVHCHNDLGMAIANSLAAIKHGATQVECTVNGLGERAGNAAVEELALALHTRRDYYKIGTNIDLKQIYRTSRLVSSLAGVIIQPNKAVVGDNAFAHESGIHQHGVMNNALTYEIINPETVGIPVNQIVLGKHSGRHAFEERLRHLGHNLDKETVSSLFRQFKELADRKKAVYDRDIEALVMVKEPTKQEGWFQLAYHHVVSGNQTLATASVRLKTKEGMLECAACGDGPVDAVFKAVEQAVGFPVVLQDYQLKAVTAGQDALGEATVRIEQDNKSFSGRGLSTDVIEASARAYVNAINKMLETCGMPEIRAAAGGI comes from the coding sequence ATGACGCAAACGATTAAAATTTTTGACACTACACTGCGTGACGGTGAACAAACCCCTGGCGTCAGTCTGAATGCTAACGAAAAAGTGGAGATCGCGTTGGCGCTTGCCAGACTGAAAGTAGATATCATCGAAGCCGGCTTCCCTATCGCCTCGCCTGGTGACTTCGCCGCAGTCAGCCGCATTGCTGCCGAAGTCAAGGGCCCAGTGATTGCCGCTCTCGCCAGAGCAGAAAAAACGGACATTGAAACAGCCGCCAAGGCCATCGCAGCCGCAGAGAGACCCCGGATTCATACCTTTATTGCCACTAGCGACATTCATCTGGAATATAAATTGCGGATGAGCCGGCAACAAGTGCTGGAGGCGGCGCGTGACGCTGTCCGTTACGCTAAGTCTTTCGTTAATGATGTCGAATTTTCTGCTGAAGACGCCACCCGCTCAGACTGGGATTATCTCTGCCAGGTGTACGGGGCGGCGATCGCGGCAGGCGCCACAGTCATCAATATCCCCGATACTGTCGGTTTTATCATGCCAGATGAATACGGTGCTCTCATTCGCTATATTCGCGAGAATACCCCCGGCGCAGACAAAGTGGATATCAGTGTTCATTGTCATAATGACCTCGGCATGGCAATCGCGAATTCCCTGGCTGCAATAAAGCATGGCGCTACCCAGGTGGAATGTACTGTCAACGGACTGGGCGAGCGCGCTGGCAACGCGGCGGTGGAAGAACTAGCCTTGGCACTCCACACCCGTAGAGACTATTACAAGATTGGCACTAACATTGACCTAAAACAAATCTACCGGACTTCGCGGCTGGTCAGTTCGCTGGCTGGGGTCATCATCCAGCCGAACAAAGCGGTTGTCGGTGATAATGCATTCGCTCACGAATCTGGCATCCATCAGCATGGGGTCATGAACAACGCTTTGACCTATGAGATTATCAACCCGGAGACTGTCGGCATACCTGTCAACCAGATCGTACTCGGCAAGCACTCTGGAAGGCATGCGTTTGAAGAACGGCTGCGGCATTTAGGTCACAATTTAGATAAAGAAACAGTCAGCAGTTTGTTCCGGCAGTTTAAGGAACTGGCTGATCGCAAAAAGGCCGTCTATGACCGCGATATTGAGGCACTAGTTATGGTCAAAGAACCGACCAAGCAGGAAGGGTGGTTCCAGCTAGCCTACCATCATGTAGTCAGTGGCAATCAGACTTTGGCCACCGCATCGGTACGATTAAAAACGAAAGAAGGCATGCTCGAGTGCGCAGCTTGCGGTGATGGACCGGTGGACGCGGTGTTCAAGGCAGTCGAACAAGCGGTTGGCTTTCCTGTCGTGTTGCAGGATTACCAACTGAAGGCTGTCACTGCAGGGCAAGATGCATTAGGCGAGGCCACTGTCCGCATTGAACAAGATAATAAATCGTTTAGTGGACGCGGACTAAGCACAGACGTTATTGAGGCCAGCGCGCGGGCCTATGTAAATGCGATCAATAAAATGCTGGAAACTTGCGGCATGCCGGAAATCAGAGCGGCAGCAGGAGGAATATAA
- the leuC gene encoding 3-isopropylmalate dehydratase large subunit, whose translation MGMTQTEKILAKHAGMESVRPGQLIRCKIDLALANDITAPPAIIEFEKIGRPVFDKAKIALVPDHFTPNKDIKSAQMAKNMKEFARKHDIIHYFEVGRMGIEHVLLPEVGLVAPGELIIGADSHTCTYGALGAFATGVGSTDLGAAMATGDTWFKVPESIQVILKNKPRHWVSGKDVILYLIGKIGVEGARYQALEFCGEGVAALSMADRFTIANMAIEAGGKNGIFPVDETALAYLAGRVSRPYQVITADADAVYASTIEIDLAELEPVVALPHLPENVRPARELGEIAIDQVVIGSCTNGRLEDLAQAAAILQSRSVHPAVRAIIIPGSQDVYLTAMKLGYIETFIQAGAVVSTPTCGPCLGGYMGILAAGERAVSTTNRNFRGRMGHVDSEVYLAGPAVAAASAITGHISVPEEVMA comes from the coding sequence ATGGGAATGACACAAACAGAGAAGATCCTGGCCAAACATGCGGGTATGGAATCGGTTCGACCAGGTCAACTGATCCGCTGCAAAATTGATTTGGCGCTGGCAAACGACATAACGGCGCCACCGGCGATTATCGAATTTGAGAAAATTGGCAGACCGGTTTTTGACAAAGCAAAGATAGCACTGGTGCCAGACCACTTTACTCCCAATAAAGATATCAAATCGGCGCAAATGGCTAAAAACATGAAGGAATTTGCCCGCAAGCATGACATTATTCATTATTTTGAAGTGGGTAGAATGGGTATCGAGCATGTGTTACTGCCCGAAGTGGGCTTAGTTGCCCCTGGCGAGCTGATCATTGGCGCCGATTCACATACCTGCACCTACGGTGCGCTCGGCGCTTTTGCGACCGGGGTCGGTTCAACCGATTTGGGTGCAGCCATGGCGACAGGCGATACCTGGTTCAAGGTACCGGAAAGCATCCAAGTCATTCTGAAGAACAAGCCCCGCCATTGGGTATCTGGCAAAGATGTGATCCTGTATTTAATCGGTAAAATTGGTGTAGAAGGCGCCCGCTACCAAGCGTTAGAGTTTTGCGGCGAGGGAGTTGCCGCCCTTAGCATGGCAGATCGTTTCACCATCGCCAATATGGCGATTGAAGCTGGCGGCAAAAATGGCATATTCCCAGTGGATGAGACGGCGCTAGCTTATTTGGCTGGTCGTGTGAGCCGACCGTATCAAGTAATAACTGCTGATGCGGATGCAGTCTACGCTTCGACCATCGAAATTGATTTGGCAGAGTTGGAGCCGGTTGTGGCTCTGCCCCACCTGCCCGAGAATGTCCGACCGGCGCGGGAGCTTGGCGAAATTGCAATCGATCAGGTGGTTATTGGCTCTTGCACCAACGGTCGACTGGAGGATTTAGCGCAGGCGGCAGCGATTCTGCAAAGCCGCTCAGTTCATCCGGCTGTCAGGGCGATTATCATTCCAGGTAGTCAGGACGTCTATTTGACAGCGATGAAGCTCGGTTATATTGAAACCTTTATACAGGCAGGAGCAGTCGTCAGTACACCAACCTGCGGCCCCTGTCTCGGCGGCTATATGGGGATTTTGGCGGCAGGAGAACGCGCTGTTTCTACCACAAACCGCAATTTCCGCGGTCGCATGGGCCATGTCGATAGTGAAGTCTATCTGGCTGGTCCGGCGGTGGCGGCGGCTAGCGCAATTACCGGTCACATCAGCGTCCCAGAGGAGGTCATGGCATGA
- the leuD gene encoding 3-isopropylmalate dehydratase small subunit, producing MILTGKVWRYGDNVDTDVIIPARYLNTSNPKELAIHCMEDIDPGFAGRVEQGDILAAGRNFGCGSSREHAPVALRASGISCVIAASFARIFYRNAINIGLPLIELAEADEIQAGDSVSVDVASGKVTNLTSGKTYQAEPLPEFIQEIARAGGLINFVKGEA from the coding sequence ATGATTCTGACAGGAAAAGTTTGGCGTTATGGCGATAATGTCGATACAGACGTCATTATCCCCGCCCGCTATCTAAACACATCTAACCCCAAAGAGCTCGCCATTCACTGCATGGAAGACATTGATCCCGGTTTTGCCGGTAGGGTTGAGCAAGGTGATATCTTGGCAGCAGGACGCAACTTCGGCTGCGGCTCTTCCCGTGAACACGCCCCGGTCGCACTTCGCGCCAGCGGCATCTCCTGCGTAATCGCCGCCAGTTTTGCTCGAATTTTTTATCGCAATGCGATTAATATTGGCTTGCCGCTGATCGAATTAGCCGAGGCAGATGAGATTCAGGCTGGCGACAGTGTGTCTGTTGACGTGGCCTCTGGCAAGGTGACTAACCTGACCAGTGGCAAGACCTATCAAGCGGAGCCATTGCCTGAGTTCATCCAGGAAATTGCCCGCGCCGGCGGACTGATTAATTTTGTCAAGGGGGAAGCCTGA
- the leuB gene encoding 3-isopropylmalate dehydrogenase — protein sequence MQRRIVVIPGDGIGKEIIEATLPILTKAAKTHGLNLGYTTCLAGGAAIDAYGEPLPQATLDAARQADAVLLGAVGGPKWDSVRPELRPEKAILGLRKELGLFANLRPVKVSPIIAPYSSLKPEVVTGVDILIVRELTGGVYFGQRQEAAEVDGIVSAWDMEVYSQPEVERIVKVACQAAQGRKGKVTSVDKANVLATSRLWRKTATETAAGFPEVALSHMYVDNCAMQLVLAPKSFDVIVTSNLFGDILTDEAAVLTGSIGMLPSASLGQGTGLYEPIHGSAPDIAGQGIANPVGTILSAAMLLRYSLGADAAAEAIENAVQAVLEDGYRNADLYRPGMTKVSTSEMAGLILAKL from the coding sequence ATGCAGCGGCGCATAGTTGTTATTCCTGGCGATGGCATAGGTAAGGAGATCATTGAAGCAACTTTGCCGATACTCACAAAAGCGGCAAAGACCCATGGCCTGAACTTGGGTTATACCACTTGTTTAGCTGGTGGAGCGGCTATCGACGCCTATGGTGAACCGCTGCCGCAGGCTACGCTCGATGCGGCGCGACAGGCAGACGCTGTGCTCTTAGGCGCAGTGGGCGGTCCAAAGTGGGACTCAGTCAGGCCCGAACTTCGGCCGGAAAAAGCCATTCTTGGCTTGCGGAAAGAGCTGGGGCTCTTCGCCAATTTACGTCCGGTAAAGGTATCGCCAATCATCGCCCCCTATTCCAGCTTAAAGCCAGAGGTGGTGACAGGTGTAGATATCTTGATTGTCCGCGAACTAACTGGCGGTGTGTATTTTGGCCAACGCCAGGAAGCCGCTGAAGTCGATGGTATCGTTAGCGCCTGGGACATGGAAGTCTACAGCCAGCCGGAAGTGGAACGGATTGTCAAAGTGGCCTGCCAAGCGGCGCAAGGCCGTAAAGGCAAAGTTACATCTGTCGATAAGGCCAATGTACTGGCTACTTCTCGGCTCTGGCGGAAAACGGCGACAGAAACCGCGGCGGGATTCCCTGAAGTGGCGCTTTCGCACATGTATGTCGATAACTGCGCCATGCAGCTTGTACTGGCCCCTAAGTCCTTTGACGTGATTGTAACCAGCAACTTATTCGGCGACATCTTAACCGATGAGGCTGCCGTACTCACCGGCTCGATCGGCATGCTGCCGTCAGCCAGCCTGGGGCAAGGAACCGGATTGTATGAACCGATACACGGTTCAGCCCCTGATATTGCCGGCCAGGGAATCGCCAATCCGGTAGGAACGATTCTCTCGGCCGCGATGCTGCTGCGGTACTCGCTAGGCGCCGATGCGGCAGCGGAAGCGATAGAAAATGCGGTGCAGGCAGTGCTGGAGGACGGCTATCGCAATGCTGATCTCTACCGACCAGGCATGACTAAAGTATCAACAAGCGAAATGGCCGGACTGATTCTGGCTAAACTATGA
- the rmuC gene encoding DNA recombination protein RmuC: MPIVIYISVALSILSFILLIILFLRNPQAGNKEIATQFAVIERNQERLERSLKDEISKNREEMLLSAKALRQEVSSSLLTLNESMMRRLSESLQSQLGQLDSFSKQLQLMTQANEERLGKLNETVASQLKSLQDDNNQKLEKMRETVDEKLNATLATRLDNSFKQVGDQLQLLYKSLGEMQVLAGGVSDLNRVLTNVKARGTWGEVQLGNLLEQTMTSDQYEKNVATKKGSDARVEYAVKLPGKDDSKNCVWLPIDAKFAQEDYLKILDAAERADAAGVEEASKALENRVKLDARTIRDKYIAPPATTDFAIMFLPTEGLYAEVLRRPGLADYCQTTCRVMIAGPTTLTALLNSLRMGFATLAIEKKSSEVWKLLRAIKSQYTTFNELLDKSLKKIGEAQTSMENVKNRSELINRKLGKVEELDMTDAEKVLGLDEGRAASEE; encoded by the coding sequence ATGCCAATAGTCATTTACATTTCTGTAGCTCTTTCAATTCTATCGTTCATTCTTCTAATCATCCTGTTTCTACGCAATCCGCAGGCTGGTAATAAGGAAATCGCGACACAATTCGCTGTTATCGAGAGAAACCAGGAGCGGCTCGAACGCAGCTTAAAAGACGAAATCAGCAAGAATCGTGAGGAAATGCTGCTGAGCGCTAAGGCGTTGCGGCAAGAAGTCAGCAGTTCTCTGCTGACGCTCAATGAATCTATGATGCGTAGATTATCGGAGAGTCTACAATCCCAGCTGGGACAGTTAGATTCGTTCTCAAAGCAACTGCAACTGATGACTCAGGCGAATGAAGAGCGGCTCGGTAAACTGAATGAGACGGTTGCCAGCCAATTGAAATCGCTGCAGGATGACAACAATCAAAAACTCGAAAAAATGCGCGAGACGGTCGATGAAAAACTAAATGCCACCCTAGCGACGCGATTGGACAATTCATTTAAACAAGTTGGCGATCAACTGCAACTCCTATATAAGAGTCTGGGAGAAATGCAGGTATTGGCTGGCGGTGTCAGTGACTTGAACCGAGTTCTGACCAATGTTAAAGCCCGCGGTACCTGGGGTGAGGTTCAGTTAGGGAATCTCCTGGAACAAACGATGACTAGCGACCAATACGAAAAGAATGTTGCTACCAAAAAAGGCAGCGACGCTAGGGTTGAGTATGCGGTTAAGCTTCCTGGCAAAGACGACAGCAAAAATTGTGTCTGGCTGCCAATTGACGCCAAATTTGCCCAAGAGGACTATCTGAAAATCCTCGATGCCGCTGAGCGGGCAGACGCTGCTGGTGTGGAAGAAGCGTCAAAAGCCTTGGAAAACCGTGTCAAGCTCGATGCTCGTACCATTCGCGACAAATACATCGCGCCGCCAGCCACGACCGACTTTGCCATCATGTTCTTACCGACGGAGGGGCTTTACGCGGAAGTCCTGCGGCGGCCCGGACTGGCTGACTATTGCCAGACGACTTGCCGCGTCATGATCGCCGGACCAACCACTCTGACCGCTCTCCTGAACAGTTTGCGCATGGGCTTTGCCACCCTGGCGATTGAGAAAAAGTCGAGCGAAGTCTGGAAATTGCTTAGGGCGATCAAATCGCAATATACGACATTTAATGAATTGCTCGATAAGTCGCTAAAGAAGATCGGTGAGGCCCAGACCAGTATGGAGAATGTGAAGAACCGATCTGAACTCATAAACAGGAAGCTGGGCAAGGTAGAAGAGCTGGATATGACAGATGCTGAGAAAGTGCTTGGGTTGGATGAGGGAAGAGCGGCTTCCGAGGAATAG